The following proteins come from a genomic window of Corallococcus sp. NCRR:
- the dnaN gene encoding DNA polymerase III subunit beta, translating into MEFRIAADELKKALYRAQGIVERKTTMPILANVLLTANKGSITVTAFDLDIGIVSEHQADVAKPGAVTLSAKYVFDIVQNLPDAEVTLKKLANNYVDISSGSAHFKIVGMAAEEYPKLPKEENAPLVQISGNVLLEMIKKTQFAISSDETRYILNGVFFEPQQSGKVRMVATDGHRLSLIEREMSGDFKLKSGVIIPRKGLMELKRLLDEAPDAECHLGFAENSALFKKPGLTMVMRLIDGQFPEYQRVIPKEGEKVVLVPKVRLLEGLKRIALLSADKSNAIRIGLEKGKLLITASNPDLGEARDALDVDYKGNDITIGFNARYLMDVLGVTETDEVSFELGDEHSPGVLHGPGDRSFTAVVMPMRV; encoded by the coding sequence ATGGAATTCCGCATCGCCGCCGACGAGCTGAAGAAGGCCCTCTATCGCGCCCAGGGCATCGTGGAGCGCAAGACGACGATGCCCATCCTCGCCAACGTGCTGCTCACGGCGAACAAGGGCAGCATCACGGTCACGGCCTTCGACCTGGACATCGGCATCGTGTCCGAGCACCAGGCGGACGTGGCCAAGCCGGGCGCCGTCACGCTGAGCGCGAAGTACGTCTTCGACATCGTCCAGAACCTCCCGGACGCGGAGGTCACGCTCAAGAAGCTGGCGAACAACTACGTCGACATCTCCTCCGGCTCCGCGCACTTCAAGATCGTCGGCATGGCCGCCGAGGAGTACCCGAAGCTGCCCAAGGAGGAGAACGCTCCGCTGGTGCAGATCTCCGGCAACGTGCTGCTGGAGATGATCAAGAAGACCCAGTTCGCCATCTCCAGCGACGAGACGCGCTACATCCTCAACGGCGTCTTCTTCGAGCCGCAGCAGAGCGGCAAGGTCCGCATGGTGGCCACGGACGGCCACCGGCTGTCGCTCATCGAGCGCGAGATGTCCGGTGACTTCAAGCTCAAGAGCGGCGTCATCATCCCGCGCAAGGGCCTGATGGAGCTCAAGCGCCTGCTGGATGAGGCCCCGGACGCGGAGTGCCACCTGGGGTTCGCGGAGAACTCGGCGCTGTTCAAGAAGCCGGGCCTCACCATGGTGATGCGCCTCATCGACGGGCAGTTCCCCGAGTACCAGCGCGTCATCCCCAAGGAGGGCGAGAAGGTCGTCCTCGTCCCGAAGGTGCGCCTGCTGGAGGGCCTCAAGCGCATCGCGTTGTTGTCCGCGGACAAGAGCAACGCCATCCGCATCGGCCTGGAGAAGGGCAAGCTGCTCATCACCGCCAGCAACCCGGACCTGGGTGAGGCGCGAGACGCGCTGGACGTGGACTACAAGGGCAACGACATCACCATCGGCTTCAACGCCCGTTACCTCATGGACGTCCTGGGCGTGACGGAGACGGACGAGGTCAGCTTCGAGCTGGGGGACGAGCACAGCCCGGGCGTGCTGCACGGCCCCGGCGACCGCAGCTTCACCGCCGTGGTCATGCCCATGCGCGTCTGA